A DNA window from uncultured Methanoregula sp. contains the following coding sequences:
- a CDS encoding FmdE family protein yields MSEYEILFNKAKEFHGHVCPGIVLGTRLTIAGMRELGMDPMKSQHNLIVYIEIDRCGSDAVQAITGCSLGHRSLKHKDFGKFAASFVDLETRKAVRVSVHEKKRAEHDKLDQKEVIKILGECPEEEILKIERVKIDVPDDDIPGFPHGKAICSICNEQVMDNRHIMAGGKPVCKNCGTASYYTVIEE; encoded by the coding sequence ATGAGCGAATACGAGATATTATTCAACAAAGCAAAGGAGTTCCACGGGCATGTCTGCCCGGGGATCGTTCTTGGAACACGGCTGACCATTGCAGGGATGCGGGAACTGGGCATGGACCCGATGAAATCGCAGCACAACCTGATCGTGTACATCGAGATCGATCGCTGCGGCTCCGATGCCGTGCAGGCGATCACGGGCTGCTCGCTCGGGCACCGCTCCCTCAAGCACAAGGATTTCGGGAAATTCGCTGCAAGCTTTGTCGATCTTGAGACCAGAAAAGCGGTCAGGGTATCGGTCCACGAGAAAAAGAGAGCCGAGCACGACAAGCTCGATCAGAAAGAGGTGATCAAAATCCTCGGGGAGTGTCCGGAGGAAGAGATCCTGAAGATCGAGCGCGTGAAGATTGATGTTCCCGATGACGATATCCCGGGCTTTCCCCACGGGAAGGCAATCTGCAGCATCTGCAATGAGCAGGTCATGGACAACCGGCACATCATGGCCGGCGGCAAACCGGTCTGCAAAAACTGCGGTACGGCTTCGTATTACACTGTGATTGAAGAGTAA
- a CDS encoding class I SAM-dependent methyltransferase — MIDPSHSCRNQDLPSPTFWRDRWRQMKHDRLADPKLASAGTYWSNRKNVTDLYIRSRTRQAWQGKVEAQFRAMNIPPGARVLDIGGGTGTHAVPLAAMGCDVTVVEPSGAMREEMERNLSASGAGPVTVIPSRWEDVALGETGEPFDIVMASYSLSMEDIGDAITKMQACSRGSVHLFWFLTPPSWARVSCDLWPRLHGREFPGEPLADCLWQVLYEMGIYADMTIERKKETGYRSVDEAAREYCQRLDCQTEKEEEILRDYFGAVLQPSGNLFILPGNSFSAHIWWRTGSSANRPQTGSAGPAGDQ; from the coding sequence ATGATCGATCCATCCCATTCCTGCAGAAACCAGGATCTCCCGTCCCCAACGTTCTGGCGGGATCGCTGGCGGCAGATGAAGCATGACCGGCTCGCGGATCCGAAACTGGCAAGTGCGGGTACTTACTGGTCCAACCGGAAGAACGTGACTGATCTCTATATCAGGAGCCGTACCCGGCAGGCCTGGCAGGGAAAGGTGGAGGCACAGTTCAGAGCCATGAACATTCCCCCCGGTGCCCGGGTTCTCGATATCGGCGGGGGGACCGGGACCCACGCGGTCCCCCTGGCGGCCATGGGCTGCGATGTCACGGTCGTGGAACCCTCGGGGGCCATGCGGGAGGAGATGGAGAGGAATCTCTCCGCATCCGGCGCAGGACCGGTCACGGTGATCCCTTCCCGGTGGGAAGACGTCGCATTGGGCGAGACGGGAGAACCGTTCGACATCGTGATGGCATCCTATTCGCTCTCCATGGAGGATATCGGCGATGCCATAACAAAGATGCAGGCCTGCTCCCGGGGTTCTGTCCACCTCTTCTGGTTCCTCACCCCCCCGTCCTGGGCCCGGGTCAGCTGCGATCTCTGGCCCCGGCTGCACGGCAGGGAGTTTCCGGGCGAGCCGCTCGCCGACTGTCTCTGGCAGGTATTGTACGAGATGGGCATCTATGCCGACATGACAATCGAGAGAAAGAAAGAGACGGGTTACCGGTCTGTCGACGAGGCTGCACGGGAGTACTGCCAGCGTCTTGACTGCCAGACTGAAAAGGAAGAAGAGATCCTGCGCGATTATTTTGGCGCAGTGCTCCAGCCATCCGGTAACCTGTTCATTCTTCCGGGCAACTCCTTCAGCGCTCATATCTGGTGGAGAACAGGATCTTCGGCAAATCGTCCACAGACCGGATCAGCCGGGCCGGCAGGTGACCAATGA
- a CDS encoding class I SAM-dependent methyltransferase has protein sequence MRACLPQHWIMHADLPQPDDFNPEMSTLIYPVIADQILERTGIRRGLCLDLGSGQAPLATALAWISDLSVVALDRSPEMVALGMQNIKKKQMECRIVPALGDVRAIPARDATFDLVVSRGSFHSWDALPPVFKEIRRVLKPGGRACIGGGYGSACIRNEILDRKQGQKGNDCPSGFGKFRFRSFQFGEIEAALESAGISNYQLNDDVTGFWIVIKKE, from the coding sequence ATGAGAGCCTGTTTACCTCAACACTGGATCATGCATGCCGATCTGCCACAACCTGACGATTTCAACCCGGAGATGTCCACCCTGATATACCCGGTGATCGCCGACCAGATCCTGGAGCGGACCGGGATCAGACGCGGTCTCTGTCTCGATCTCGGTTCAGGCCAGGCCCCCCTGGCGACAGCTCTTGCCTGGATCTCGGACCTCAGCGTTGTCGCCCTCGACCGGTCGCCGGAAATGGTTGCCCTCGGTATGCAGAATATCAAAAAAAAGCAGATGGAATGCAGGATTGTCCCTGCTCTCGGGGATGTACGTGCAATTCCGGCCCGCGATGCCACCTTCGATCTCGTGGTAAGCCGGGGTTCGTTCCATTCCTGGGATGCTCTTCCCCCGGTGTTCAAGGAGATCCGGCGGGTCCTGAAACCCGGTGGCAGGGCCTGTATCGGAGGGGGATATGGCAGCGCATGCATCCGCAATGAGATACTTGACCGGAAGCAGGGCCAAAAAGGAAACGATTGTCCGTCCGGCTTCGGGAAATTCCGGTTCCGATCGTTCCAGTTCGGGGAGATCGAGGCCGCGCTTGAATCAGCCGGTATCTCAAATTACCAGCTGAATGATGATGTGACCGGGTTCTGGATAGTTATTAAAAAAGAATGA
- a CDS encoding TOBE domain-containing protein, with protein sequence MKISARNQIKGTVKTMKKGPVSTEVVITIAGGNEIVSSITTHSAEKMNLREGMTVYAIMKASEVMVGTD encoded by the coding sequence ATGAAGATCAGTGCACGAAACCAGATCAAGGGAACCGTCAAGACGATGAAGAAAGGCCCGGTCAGCACCGAGGTCGTCATCACGATTGCCGGCGGGAACGAGATCGTATCGTCCATCACAACCCACTCCGCAGAGAAGATGAACCTGCGGGAAGGAATGACCGTCTATGCCATCATGAAGGCATCCGAAGTGATGGTAGGGACCGATTAA
- the modA gene encoding molybdate ABC transporter substrate-binding protein: MSLLKPKQIVLISIVTMLLIATAVFAGCTSTNPQAPATPVATPVAATPVATPEPVATTAAPASTPAAVATTSTPAPVYTYSEGNVIAYTAASLKGVSPKLAKDFETMFPGHHVTFNLDGTQALKTQVQNGAYCDVFISASNAYTTELTKGGYFLDGTVKPLTSNYVIVILPAKNPANIQSLADLANPGVKIARAAASVPVGTATNAAIANLAKAQYGNDWNNSVWKNTVTYETSEPAVATKVALGEVDAGFVYESTAAAGPAGSYTSISIPKTYNYLQTYTIGVMKQSTSKGAAADFETFMLSTVGQQDLKDYGFRPV; encoded by the coding sequence ATGTCTCTCTTAAAACCAAAACAGATCGTTCTCATCAGTATCGTAACCATGCTGCTCATCGCAACAGCAGTCTTTGCCGGCTGCACCAGCACTAACCCGCAGGCCCCGGCAACCCCCGTAGCAACGCCGGTTGCAGCTACGCCCGTCGCAACCCCCGAGCCGGTAGCAACAACCGCTGCCCCGGCCTCCACCCCAGCAGCCGTTGCAACAACCAGCACGCCGGCACCGGTATACACGTACTCTGAAGGAAACGTCATTGCCTACACGGCAGCATCCCTCAAAGGTGTATCGCCCAAACTCGCAAAGGACTTCGAGACCATGTTCCCGGGACACCATGTCACGTTCAACCTTGACGGGACCCAGGCCTTAAAGACCCAGGTGCAGAATGGCGCCTACTGCGATGTCTTCATCTCGGCAAGCAATGCGTACACGACCGAACTCACCAAGGGCGGATACTTCCTCGATGGCACCGTCAAGCCCCTGACCTCGAATTACGTGATCGTCATCCTGCCCGCCAAGAATCCGGCGAACATCCAGTCCCTTGCAGATCTCGCCAACCCCGGTGTGAAGATTGCACGGGCTGCCGCAAGCGTCCCTGTCGGCACTGCGACCAATGCCGCCATTGCCAACCTGGCCAAGGCCCAGTACGGCAATGACTGGAATAATTCCGTCTGGAAGAACACGGTAACCTACGAGACCTCCGAGCCGGCGGTTGCAACCAAAGTTGCGCTCGGCGAAGTAGACGCCGGATTCGTCTACGAATCAACTGCAGCAGCAGGACCCGCGGGCTCCTATACATCCATCAGCATCCCGAAGACCTACAACTATCTCCAGACCTACACCATCGGCGTCATGAAGCAGTCGACCAGCAAGGGTGCGGCGGCAGACTTTGAGACCTTCATGCTCTCGACCGTTGGCCAGCAGGACCTCAAGGACTACGGTTTCAGGCCGGTATAA
- a CDS encoding ABC transporter permease — protein MPKLAAIPYDMTPFPGKYKTRNILALVGAAFLVLSVTLYLFLPIVALFVRTTPDLFVSSLTDPEVIAALSLSLVTSAISLAIVIIIGTPFAYIHCRHRYPGKVIVDTLIDLPLVLPPAVAGLALLVLYGRVGLIGKYADLLGIPIAFTTLAVIMAQIFVASPFYLRQAKSLFDQLDPAYEQAARTLGASPARIFLMVVVPMTASGLVSGAVMTFGRALGEFGATIMFAGNLPGVTQTMPLAVYVNMSGNFNIGLTISILLVLISFGIMIAVRLLATKEISHA, from the coding sequence TTGCCAAAACTGGCGGCAATCCCGTACGATATGACACCATTTCCTGGAAAATACAAAACCCGGAATATCCTTGCACTCGTAGGTGCGGCGTTCCTTGTCCTTTCTGTAACGCTCTATCTGTTCCTGCCCATAGTTGCGCTCTTCGTCCGTACAACTCCCGATCTCTTCGTCTCATCGCTCACCGATCCGGAAGTGATAGCGGCCCTTTCTTTAAGCCTCGTGACATCAGCAATCTCGCTTGCCATTGTAATTATTATCGGCACGCCGTTTGCATACATCCATTGCCGGCACCGTTACCCGGGCAAAGTGATCGTGGATACCCTCATCGATCTTCCCCTCGTCCTCCCGCCGGCAGTTGCCGGTCTTGCCCTCCTTGTCCTGTATGGGCGGGTCGGGCTTATCGGGAAATATGCGGACCTGCTGGGAATACCGATTGCGTTCACCACCCTTGCTGTTATCATGGCCCAGATCTTTGTCGCCTCCCCGTTCTATCTCCGCCAGGCAAAATCCTTATTTGACCAGCTTGACCCGGCGTATGAACAGGCTGCCCGGACGCTCGGGGCTTCCCCTGCACGGATCTTTCTTATGGTGGTTGTTCCGATGACTGCCAGCGGCCTGGTCTCGGGAGCCGTTATGACATTCGGCCGCGCGCTGGGTGAGTTCGGCGCAACGATTATGTTTGCCGGTAATCTTCCCGGAGTTACCCAGACCATGCCGCTTGCCGTGTACGTGAACATGTCGGGCAATTTCAACATCGGTCTCACCATCTCCATTCTGCTCGTTCTCATCTCGTTTGGAATCATGATTGCCGTCCGGCTTCTCGCGACAAAGGAGATCTCCCATGCTTGA
- a CDS encoding ABC transporter ATP-binding protein, whose product MLEAHLVRNLRDFTLDLSLKVDDGKILVLMGENGAGKSTTLNLIAGLLAPDAGFVRLNGSVLSDDRTGTSVPVEDRRIGYVFQKSAVFPHMTVRENIAFGLRAQHLDARIIEERVARWLDCLDIRNLSGVRAAQLSGGQKQRVALARALATEPALLMLDEPFEGLDAESNISVKRAIRRFTSDLRIPCIMVTHVVADARDIGDHGSLLCRGSITWNGRASDFPGCGCRP is encoded by the coding sequence ATGCTTGAAGCTCATCTCGTCAGGAATCTCCGGGACTTTACGCTCGATCTCTCCCTTAAGGTGGATGATGGGAAAATCCTCGTTCTGATGGGTGAAAATGGCGCAGGCAAATCCACGACCCTCAATCTCATTGCCGGTCTTCTTGCCCCGGATGCCGGTTTTGTCCGCCTCAACGGTTCGGTGCTTTCCGATGACAGGACCGGAACCTCTGTCCCGGTGGAAGACCGTCGTATAGGGTACGTATTCCAGAAATCCGCGGTCTTTCCCCACATGACCGTCCGGGAGAACATTGCCTTCGGCCTCAGGGCACAGCACCTTGATGCCCGGATCATTGAGGAACGGGTAGCCCGGTGGCTGGACTGTCTTGATATCCGGAACCTTTCAGGTGTCAGGGCTGCCCAGTTGTCCGGCGGTCAGAAACAGCGCGTTGCCCTTGCCCGGGCGCTTGCAACGGAGCCTGCGCTTCTTATGCTCGATGAACCTTTCGAAGGGCTTGATGCTGAAAGCAACATTTCCGTGAAAAGGGCTATCCGCAGGTTCACCTCGGATCTTCGGATCCCCTGCATCATGGTGACCCACGTCGTTGCCGATGCCCGCGATATCGGCGATCACGGAAGCCTTCTCTGCCGTGGAAGCATCACATGGAATGGCCGGGCATCCGATTTTCCCGGGTGCGGGTGCCGGCCCTGA
- a CDS encoding tetratricopeptide repeat protein, with the protein MRLKWIAFLVIAALLVVFVILPTYAPTITVKSVMRDGKAAAGDALVLMNQSELAVTVYDNALAENASDSVLLKKKGEALTKCGRVQDAEKVYRQVLTQDARDTTAMVRMGDTLCRQGDLTGALSYYDAALAVKPNDAVTLLRKGDTLMAMTAQDQQKLKSIAQGFSKQPGSPGYQPVSAESLQSMDSYKKAVESYQKAMEIDPKLSVVVSARLLQATQNQVSSYQGLMGDAQSGG; encoded by the coding sequence ATGAGATTAAAATGGATTGCATTCCTGGTTATAGCAGCGTTATTAGTCGTATTTGTCATTCTTCCGACATATGCACCAACGATTACCGTAAAGAGCGTGATGCGGGATGGCAAGGCGGCAGCGGGAGATGCCCTTGTGCTGATGAACCAGTCGGAGCTGGCTGTCACGGTGTACGATAATGCGCTTGCCGAGAATGCGAGCGATTCCGTTCTTCTGAAGAAGAAAGGCGAAGCCCTGACCAAATGCGGGCGGGTTCAGGATGCCGAGAAGGTGTACCGGCAGGTGCTCACCCAGGATGCCAGGGACACAACCGCAATGGTCCGGATGGGGGACACGCTCTGCCGGCAGGGCGATCTCACGGGTGCACTCTCCTATTACGATGCAGCTCTCGCGGTCAAGCCGAACGATGCCGTGACATTGCTCCGGAAAGGGGATACGCTCATGGCAATGACAGCGCAGGATCAACAGAAGCTGAAGAGCATTGCACAGGGCTTCTCCAAGCAGCCCGGTTCCCCGGGATACCAGCCGGTCTCGGCCGAATCGCTCCAGTCCATGGATTCCTACAAGAAAGCCGTCGAGAGTTACCAGAAGGCAATGGAGATAGATCCCAAGCTCTCCGTTGTTGTCTCGGCGCGGCTCCTGCAGGCAACCCAGAACCAGGTGAGCAGTTACCAGGGCCTCATGGGGGATGCCCAGTCGGGCGGATAA
- a CDS encoding PhoU domain-containing protein, with the protein MEIRRVQMTGGSSFVVTLPKDWAESQKIKKNDPVGLMVQPDGTLLVTKKITEEPVQRTKEIDVGTVSDPAFLFRLLIGTYITGFSMIRLSSKQRFPPFVRTVVRDFTQMTIGQEVVEETEDVIAIKDLLNPAEMPFDNTIRRMFVIVKTMHEDAISALATQNHDLADDVIARDMDADRLNWLIARQTNMIMQNNALSRKMGISPGMAMHYYILSRIIERVGDHAVRIAENTQPIIDTGLDKKIADALKKASAMSLEIFDRSIVSFFNTDMKEAHRNIESIAALENICGDINNMVLKQDTLVAIHVGYVAESIRRCGEYAGDISETVINLLVDEQETLPKKAKK; encoded by the coding sequence ATGGAGATACGACGGGTGCAGATGACCGGGGGCTCATCGTTTGTGGTGACGCTCCCCAAGGACTGGGCAGAGAGCCAGAAGATCAAGAAGAACGATCCGGTGGGGCTGATGGTCCAACCGGACGGGACCCTGCTTGTGACCAAGAAGATCACCGAAGAACCGGTCCAGCGGACAAAGGAGATCGATGTTGGTACGGTCTCGGACCCGGCCTTTTTGTTCCGGCTCCTCATCGGGACGTACATCACCGGGTTTTCGATGATCCGGCTCAGTTCAAAACAGCGGTTCCCGCCGTTTGTCCGGACCGTTGTGCGGGATTTCACCCAGATGACCATCGGCCAGGAAGTGGTCGAGGAGACCGAGGATGTCATTGCGATAAAAGATCTCCTGAACCCTGCCGAGATGCCGTTTGACAATACCATCCGGCGCATGTTTGTGATCGTCAAGACCATGCACGAGGATGCGATATCCGCCCTTGCCACGCAGAACCACGACCTGGCAGACGATGTCATTGCCCGCGACATGGATGCCGACCGGCTCAACTGGCTCATCGCACGCCAGACCAACATGATCATGCAGAACAACGCCCTCTCCCGGAAGATGGGCATCTCTCCCGGCATGGCCATGCATTATTACATACTCAGCCGGATCATCGAGCGGGTGGGGGACCATGCGGTCCGGATTGCAGAAAATACTCAGCCGATCATCGATACCGGCCTTGACAAAAAGATCGCTGATGCGCTCAAAAAGGCAAGCGCCATGTCCCTCGAGATCTTCGACCGGAGCATTGTCTCGTTCTTCAACACCGATATGAAAGAAGCCCACCGGAACATCGAATCGATTGCAGCCCTTGAGAATATCTGCGGAGATATCAACAATATGGTCCTGAAGCAGGACACGCTCGTTGCCATCCATGTCGGCTATGTTGCAGAAAGCATCCGGCGGTGCGGGGAGTATGCCGGCGATATATCAGAGACTGTCATCAACCTGCTCGTAGACGAGCAGGAGACCCTGCCAAAGAAGGCAAAGAAATAG
- a CDS encoding phosphate ABC transporter substrate-binding protein: protein MKANRSSYLFVTLSLVILLIASMAIAGCTDNGTKTSSANPAATPAATAAAVAPASTPAAVSAPVVAATTAAAAPVASGQKQSITISGSTTVLPIVQKAADQYMAAHPNADIQVSGGGSGVGVQAIGAKTVDIGMSSREVTKAELAKYPSLVITPVAQDGIAVIVNPANTIPYITLDQIKNIYLGKITKWTEISGAGVPGTNNQIVVVGRDSASGTRTYFDETVLLKATPTSKMLEKNSNGAVTQTVAQTPGAIGYVSIGFVSNDVKAVPVWYNAQKIVAPTLDNVKSKTYPVSRDLYVITNGQPSGLAGDFIKYILSPEGQKIVADEGYVTLTS, encoded by the coding sequence ATGAAAGCAAACCGGAGTTCGTATCTCTTTGTAACCTTGAGCCTGGTCATCCTGCTCATCGCGTCGATGGCAATAGCCGGCTGTACCGACAATGGAACAAAAACCTCGTCTGCTAATCCCGCGGCAACCCCTGCGGCAACCGCAGCAGCAGTTGCCCCGGCAAGTACCCCTGCAGCAGTGTCAGCCCCGGTAGTTGCGGCAACCACCGCTGCAGCGGCTCCGGTCGCATCGGGTCAGAAGCAGAGCATCACGATCAGCGGTTCGACAACAGTCCTCCCGATCGTCCAGAAAGCCGCCGACCAGTATATGGCAGCCCACCCGAACGCTGACATCCAGGTATCCGGTGGCGGCAGCGGTGTCGGTGTCCAGGCGATCGGTGCAAAGACTGTGGATATCGGCATGTCCTCCCGCGAAGTGACAAAAGCTGAACTGGCAAAATACCCGAGTTTGGTTATCACCCCGGTAGCGCAGGACGGTATTGCCGTTATCGTGAACCCGGCAAACACCATCCCGTACATCACGCTCGACCAGATCAAGAATATCTACCTTGGCAAGATCACCAAGTGGACCGAGATCTCCGGTGCCGGCGTACCCGGCACGAACAACCAGATCGTGGTTGTGGGTCGTGACAGTGCATCCGGGACCCGGACCTACTTCGACGAGACCGTGCTCCTGAAAGCAACCCCGACAAGCAAGATGCTTGAGAAGAACTCCAACGGCGCAGTCACCCAGACCGTTGCCCAGACCCCCGGCGCTATCGGGTACGTCTCGATCGGCTTTGTCTCAAACGATGTCAAGGCAGTCCCCGTCTGGTACAATGCCCAGAAGATTGTTGCACCCACCCTTGACAATGTCAAGTCCAAGACCTACCCGGTCTCCCGTGACCTCTACGTGATCACCAACGGCCAGCCCTCGGGCCTTGCGGGCGACTTCATCAAGTACATCCTCAGCCCGGAAGGCCAGAAGATTGTCGCCGATGAAGGCTACGTCACTCTCACCAGCTGA
- the pstA gene encoding phosphate ABC transporter permease PstA yields MDSSKNTGTGRFASPGTAQFSLLKEQAIKTVFFCTAFLAVVVVAFILLFLLRDGYPIFGEVGIIPFLFGMTWAPTAMDPLYGIFPLIVGTLLVTLGAMVFAVPLSIGCAIYISELASPRVKNTLKPAIELLAGIPSVVYGFFGLIVLTNFIRISFDIPTGETWLAASVLLGVMALPTIISVSEDAISSVPREYKEGSLAIGATRWQTISRVLVPAALSGIAAAVILGIGRVVGETMAVLMVAGNAAIIPDPIWNILSPLRTLTATLGIEMGEVSIGSEHYSALFGIAVVLLVITLIINLSAVAILRHIKGGRTSSKKPLLSTRTKESFLQYGKVAGLVLVLLFLLIAAPWWLAALALLAWGIWYYAKDRISEKHIQTIAFCLVGLAAVIVLAILVIILQDIVINGIPAISWDFLTQPPKDLGRAGGIFPAIVGTLYLVLGAIAIAMPLGVGAAIYLVEYTREGMITRIIRTGVDLLNGTPSIVFGLFGFAFIVLYLNVGVSLIAGQVTLALMVLPTVIRTTEESLKNVPQSLREGSLALGATRWQTISRVVIPPAVPGIVTGAILSIGRAAGETAPIMFTAVVFSSRFLPSSLTEPVMALPYHLFILATNVPGSSTNKYGTALVLLLLVIGFYAVAIVIRTHFQKKTRG; encoded by the coding sequence ATGGATTCCAGCAAAAATACCGGGACGGGCAGGTTCGCCTCCCCCGGCACGGCCCAGTTCTCCTTACTTAAGGAACAGGCGATAAAAACCGTATTCTTCTGCACAGCGTTCTTAGCCGTTGTAGTTGTAGCCTTCATTCTTCTCTTCTTGTTACGGGACGGGTATCCGATCTTCGGGGAGGTCGGGATCATCCCGTTCCTGTTCGGGATGACCTGGGCCCCGACCGCGATGGACCCGCTCTACGGGATCTTCCCGCTCATTGTCGGGACCCTGCTCGTCACCCTCGGGGCAATGGTCTTTGCCGTCCCGCTTTCCATCGGCTGTGCAATCTATATCTCGGAACTCGCGTCGCCACGGGTAAAAAATACGCTCAAGCCCGCCATCGAACTGCTGGCCGGCATCCCCTCGGTAGTATACGGGTTCTTCGGGCTTATTGTTCTCACGAACTTCATACGGATCTCGTTCGATATCCCGACCGGGGAGACCTGGCTTGCGGCCTCAGTGCTGCTCGGGGTCATGGCGCTTCCCACGATCATCAGCGTATCCGAGGATGCCATCAGTTCGGTTCCCCGCGAATACAAGGAAGGGTCGCTTGCCATCGGGGCAACCCGGTGGCAGACGATCAGCCGGGTCCTGGTGCCGGCAGCCCTCTCGGGCATTGCCGCGGCCGTCATCCTCGGCATCGGCCGGGTGGTCGGCGAGACCATGGCAGTCCTGATGGTGGCCGGCAACGCCGCCATCATCCCGGACCCGATCTGGAACATCCTCTCGCCGCTCCGGACCCTGACCGCAACGCTCGGGATCGAGATGGGCGAAGTCTCGATCGGCAGCGAACATTACAGCGCCCTGTTCGGGATAGCGGTTGTGCTGCTCGTCATCACGCTCATCATCAATCTCTCGGCAGTCGCCATCCTCCGCCACATCAAGGGAGGCAGGACTTCGTCGAAGAAACCCCTTCTTTCAACCCGGACAAAGGAATCGTTCCTGCAGTACGGCAAGGTTGCCGGTCTCGTTCTCGTGCTTCTCTTCCTGCTCATTGCAGCGCCCTGGTGGCTTGCAGCCCTGGCGCTGCTCGCCTGGGGCATCTGGTATTATGCGAAAGACCGGATCTCCGAGAAGCATATCCAGACCATCGCATTCTGCCTGGTGGGCCTTGCCGCGGTCATCGTCCTTGCCATCCTGGTCATCATCCTCCAGGACATCGTCATCAACGGCATTCCTGCAATCTCGTGGGACTTTTTGACCCAGCCGCCAAAAGATCTCGGCCGGGCCGGCGGGATCTTCCCTGCCATTGTCGGCACGCTCTACCTTGTCCTTGGTGCGATCGCCATCGCCATGCCCCTTGGTGTGGGAGCCGCCATCTATCTCGTTGAATACACCCGCGAAGGAATGATCACCCGCATCATCCGGACCGGTGTCGACCTCCTGAACGGCACGCCGTCCATCGTCTTTGGCCTCTTCGGCTTTGCCTTCATCGTCCTCTACCTCAATGTCGGCGTCTCGCTCATCGCCGGGCAGGTCACGCTCGCTTTGATGGTGCTGCCGACCGTCATCCGCACTACCGAGGAATCGTTGAAGAACGTCCCGCAGTCCCTGCGGGAAGGCAGCCTGGCACTCGGCGCCACCCGGTGGCAGACGATCAGCCGGGTCGTCATCCCCCCGGCCGTGCCCGGGATCGTGACCGGCGCCATCCTGTCCATTGGCCGGGCTGCCGGGGAGACCGCGCCCATCATGTTCACGGCAGTCGTCTTCTCGTCCCGGTTCCTGCCTTCGTCGCTGACGGAACCGGTCATGGCGCTGCCCTACCATCTCTTCATCCTGGCAACCAATGTGCCCGGCTCATCCACCAACAAATACGGGACCGCGCTCGTCCTGCTCCTGCTCGTCATCGGGTTCTACGCGGTCGCGATTGTCATACGAACACATTTCCAGAAAAAGACACGGGGATAA
- the pstB gene encoding phosphate ABC transporter ATP-binding protein PstB → MSESAIIATNNLNLWYHEKHALQSVSIRVPKNKVTALIGPSGCGKSTLLRCFNRLNDLIDHVKITGEITLDDENIHAPSTDVVTLRKKVGMVFQKPNPFPKTVWENVAYGPQVHGIRDKTELDKIVEQSLRHAALWDEVKDRLNDSALGLSGGQQQRLCIARTLAVNPEVILMDEPCSALDPIATAKIENLIELLKKEYTVIIVTHSMQQAARVSDYTGFMYLGKLIECGRTVQIFEHPNEELTENYITGRFG, encoded by the coding sequence ATGTCCGAATCTGCAATTATCGCAACAAACAACCTCAACCTCTGGTATCATGAGAAGCATGCGCTCCAGTCGGTGTCGATCAGGGTCCCGAAGAACAAAGTAACGGCCCTGATCGGTCCCTCTGGCTGCGGGAAATCCACCCTCCTGCGCTGCTTCAACCGGCTCAACGATCTCATCGACCACGTGAAGATCACCGGCGAGATCACGCTCGACGATGAGAATATCCACGCACCGTCAACCGACGTGGTAACCCTCCGGAAAAAAGTCGGCATGGTCTTCCAGAAACCCAACCCGTTCCCCAAAACCGTCTGGGAGAACGTTGCCTACGGCCCACAGGTCCACGGCATCCGGGACAAAACCGAACTGGACAAGATCGTTGAACAGAGCCTCCGGCATGCGGCCCTCTGGGACGAAGTCAAAGACCGGCTGAACGATTCGGCGCTCGGGCTCTCGGGAGGCCAGCAGCAGCGGCTCTGCATTGCCCGCACGCTTGCCGTCAACCCGGAAGTGATCCTCATGGACGAGCCCTGCTCCGCTCTCGACCCCATCGCCACTGCCAAGATCGAGAACCTGATCGAGCTCCTCAAAAAGGAGTACACCGTCATCATCGTCACCCACAGCATGCAGCAAGCGGCCCGGGTCAGCGACTATACCGGGTTCATGTACCTGGGCAAACTCATCGAGTGCGGCAGGACCGTCCAGATCTTCGAACACCCGAACGAGGAACTCACCGAGAATTACATCACCGGGCGGTTCGGTTAG